In Alistipes ihumii AP11, a genomic segment contains:
- a CDS encoding fimbrillin family protein, which produces MKKVFLSALAIAAMASCSKTELSNTPDGSVEIKAKSTALSISTKSPYEGTISSGNPLTAQVLVSKTDGNYTSRYCNGEMTFSDDGTTEASFATPQYYPADGSVLYLCGLYPSDLGGWGTVTESASRTFDGKTDIMAAAQQQSSKSEAQAGTYPTMQFKHLLTKLVVKLVAEDDAAVTAWGNVTDISLVGVNGSQKPYSKVEVTLQDGTAVTGSAFSTTVENFSFYTMTENAYNDVAFSAQTLALTKTAANAAYSLVAPITATGTGDFKLKITTQKDAESPLVNEVAVDLKGTSSSTFTGDTQGKAFEITLTFKATKIQAKASVKEWEKAGTATGEIK; this is translated from the coding sequence ATGAAAAAGGTATTTCTTTCCGCGCTTGCCATAGCCGCTATGGCAAGTTGCTCGAAAACCGAGTTGTCGAACACTCCGGACGGCTCGGTCGAGATCAAGGCGAAATCGACGGCTTTGAGCATTTCTACCAAAAGCCCCTACGAAGGTACGATTTCTTCTGGGAACCCGCTTACGGCTCAGGTGTTGGTTTCTAAAACCGACGGCAACTACACCTCACGGTATTGCAACGGCGAGATGACATTCTCGGACGACGGCACGACCGAAGCGTCGTTCGCTACGCCGCAGTATTATCCGGCAGATGGTAGCGTCCTCTACCTTTGCGGACTCTATCCTTCCGATTTGGGCGGTTGGGGCACTGTAACCGAAAGCGCTTCCCGCACGTTCGATGGCAAAACCGACATCATGGCTGCCGCTCAGCAGCAGTCATCCAAAAGCGAGGCCCAGGCGGGCACTTATCCCACGATGCAGTTTAAGCATCTGTTGACCAAGCTGGTCGTCAAGCTGGTTGCTGAAGACGACGCGGCCGTTACCGCATGGGGCAATGTGACCGATATCAGTTTGGTCGGGGTCAACGGCTCGCAGAAGCCCTATTCCAAGGTGGAGGTTACTTTGCAGGATGGCACGGCCGTGACCGGCTCGGCTTTCTCGACTACCGTGGAAAATTTTTCGTTTTACACGATGACGGAGAACGCGTACAATGATGTGGCTTTTTCTGCTCAGACGCTTGCGTTGACCAAGACTGCGGCCAATGCCGCTTATTCGCTGGTAGCGCCTATTACTGCTACGGGCACCGGGGATTTCAAACTGAAGATTACCACGCAGAAGGATGCCGAGTCGCCTCTTGTCAATGAAGTGGCCGTCGACCTGAAAGGTACGTCGAGCTCGACTTTCACTGGCGACACGCAGGGCAAGGCTTTCGAGATCACGCTGACTTTTAAGGCTACCAAGATTCAGGCCAAGGCTTCCGTAAAGGAATGGGAAAAGGCCGGTACGGCTACGGGTGAGATCAAATAG
- a CDS encoding fimbrillin family protein, translating to MRTLILLSMAAFCLLGGCSRTEGERNSQTEIRLGTKGVTRAVNTLGDLSDVGDRIGIYGVRIAGTSAGASGKESWGNELVMDNVRTSDVDPSTGSIGWAGHYYYPLEEDRSVEFCAYHPYAAAGSDGDCFVEASAPGKAPALHFTLSGQEDVMCAEPVIGSRSRVPGPLEFRHVLTQLRFRLVDPEGAFAGETLDEIALLDVNTTGVMDIETGALGAWGDPAELAVPGIETVPITGSEELPQEVGGEVMLQPGLSSFVIRVVTSRGSYDRVVIRPTSVMGETVETSFAAGRSYLITLTFRPLTGISLSATVVPWQMGGTGSGVVQ from the coding sequence ATGCGAACACTCATACTGCTTTCGATGGCGGCCTTCTGTCTGCTCGGAGGATGTTCCCGGACGGAAGGGGAACGGAACTCTCAAACCGAAATCCGTCTCGGGACCAAGGGCGTTACCCGGGCTGTCAATACGCTCGGCGACCTGTCCGATGTCGGCGACCGGATCGGTATTTACGGCGTTCGGATTGCCGGTACTTCGGCCGGCGCTTCTGGAAAAGAGAGCTGGGGCAACGAACTGGTCATGGATAACGTGCGTACCAGCGACGTCGATCCTTCGACGGGAAGCATCGGCTGGGCTGGGCATTACTATTATCCGCTGGAGGAAGATCGTTCCGTCGAATTCTGCGCCTATCATCCCTATGCCGCAGCCGGTTCCGACGGAGATTGTTTCGTGGAGGCGTCGGCGCCGGGGAAAGCTCCCGCGCTGCATTTCACCTTGAGTGGGCAGGAGGATGTCATGTGTGCCGAGCCCGTCATAGGCAGCCGCAGCCGAGTACCCGGTCCGCTCGAGTTCCGGCACGTCCTCACCCAGTTGCGTTTTAGGCTGGTCGATCCCGAAGGTGCGTTCGCGGGGGAGACTCTCGACGAGATCGCCTTGCTGGATGTGAATACGACGGGAGTCATGGATATCGAGACGGGAGCGCTGGGCGCATGGGGCGATCCGGCCGAGCTGGCGGTACCCGGGATCGAAACCGTGCCGATTACCGGCTCGGAGGAGCTTCCGCAGGAAGTTGGCGGCGAGGTCATGCTGCAACCCGGTTTGTCCTCTTTCGTCATTCGGGTCGTCACCTCGCGCGGGAGCTATGATCGTGTCGTCATTCGTCCGACCTCCGTGATGGGGGAGACTGTCGAAACCTCGTTCGCCGCCGGTCGCTCATATTTGATTACGCTGACTTTCCGGCCTCTGACCGGTATTTCGCTGAGCGCTACGGTCGTCCCGTGGCAAATGGGCGGAACCGGTTCCGGTGTCGTGCAGTAG
- a CDS encoding DUF5119 domain-containing protein, whose translation MGKRLTYVLSGCMLLIMWAESGCTKQSLDHRKREGHVHIALQWDKGYTPAGSRFYFYPEDGSEAIVRDCPKEGFSGTLPEGSYRVIVLNSDARNIALRNEQQHQTAEIYVLPEEEGLSAVPCICQPGNLLLAGGINEADKLEVPYRDTVSVSASPHSRVKKIRFFFKLENFVPVVLCSGTLSGVSSSIFCATGACSDASANVRFAASPAEGEYDFSADVSVLDLARPEEAGRTHLLDLTLQGEDGTLYPVILDLTDTIARLIGESGGTVPVEIPLDITLALIDNTLHASVRIWDMGGSGSGEL comes from the coding sequence ATGGGAAAACGATTGACATATGTGCTGAGCGGCTGCATGCTTTTGATCATGTGGGCGGAGAGCGGCTGCACGAAGCAAAGCCTGGACCACCGCAAGCGGGAAGGGCACGTTCATATAGCCTTGCAATGGGACAAAGGTTATACGCCGGCTGGCAGCCGCTTCTATTTTTATCCCGAGGACGGAAGCGAGGCGATCGTGCGCGATTGTCCGAAGGAGGGCTTCAGCGGAACGCTGCCGGAGGGCAGCTATCGGGTCATTGTGCTGAACAGCGATGCCCGGAATATCGCGCTGCGCAACGAACAGCAGCATCAGACCGCAGAAATCTACGTCTTGCCCGAAGAGGAGGGCTTGTCGGCAGTCCCGTGCATTTGTCAGCCCGGCAATCTGCTGCTGGCTGGTGGCATCAACGAGGCGGACAAGCTGGAGGTTCCTTATCGGGATACCGTCAGTGTATCGGCATCGCCTCATTCCCGTGTCAAGAAGATCCGCTTCTTTTTCAAGCTCGAGAACTTCGTGCCGGTCGTCCTGTGCAGCGGGACGCTTTCCGGAGTTTCCTCGTCGATCTTTTGCGCTACCGGTGCCTGTTCGGACGCTTCGGCAAACGTTCGTTTCGCCGCTTCGCCAGCCGAGGGGGAGTACGATTTCTCGGCCGATGTCTCTGTTCTTGATCTGGCGCGTCCCGAAGAAGCCGGCCGAACTCATTTGTTGGATCTGACCTTACAAGGAGAGGACGGGACGCTTTATCCGGTAATCCTCGATCTGACGGACACGATCGCTCGCCTGATCGGCGAATCGGGAGGGACGGTTCCTGTCGAGATACCGTTGGATATCACCTTGGCTTTGATCGACAATACGCTCCATGCTTCCGTACGGATCTGGGATATGGGGGGCTCGGGGTCCGGAGAGTTGTAA
- a CDS encoding DUF3575 domain-containing protein, whose amino-acid sequence MKISSDKPGPVRLIEAFLCALFVFSFSLAEGMMVPPETGSPFSVSDSTYRRVIRDGARSMSCYLNYPQGSAKVQPDYRSNGEELDKLDRFIRQVFRDSLIYVDSICLSGYCSIEGAFDVNDRLARNRATGFGKYLDDRYGLSSRYPVRITWVAEDWDGLRGAVEASRMNYRDEVLFLIDQTGVFEGREKKLMDLGGGEPYAYMLKEFFPGLRRVEITVSYDLRRIMEEKLHRKLDEAEFETALSKERAAAEAEERRLAELERQKQQAQQAAEQAARMAAERAALAERQRQREAEQARMEAQRQAAEAARLQAEREAAEAARLQRQEERKLYPLAGVKTNLLAWTGLLPDFKTAAFMPNLEAEFYFAGRWSVSASALYADWEYGGGKQFWGISSYSMEPRFWFRDDGLFRGFFVGVYGEAGDFNDQKDRRDDAATATNYTGTFWSAGVSAGYLLPLSRHWGLELSLRVGYRGAKYDVYDRELPYLYYNYSDKENKFTLTGLRLNVVYRFGHGRP is encoded by the coding sequence ATGAAGATTTCCAGTGACAAACCCGGTCCTGTCCGCCTCATTGAGGCGTTTCTGTGCGCATTGTTCGTTTTCTCGTTCTCTCTTGCCGAGGGGATGATGGTGCCTCCCGAAACGGGATCGCCGTTTTCGGTCTCCGACTCTACGTACCGCCGTGTGATTCGGGATGGTGCTCGGAGCATGAGTTGCTACCTGAATTATCCTCAGGGTAGTGCCAAGGTGCAGCCCGACTATCGTAGCAATGGAGAGGAGTTGGACAAGCTCGACCGATTTATCCGTCAGGTTTTCCGCGACAGTCTGATCTATGTGGATTCGATCTGTCTGAGCGGTTATTGCTCGATCGAGGGAGCGTTCGATGTGAACGACCGCCTGGCAAGGAATAGGGCGACCGGATTCGGGAAATACCTCGATGACCGGTACGGGCTGTCCTCGCGCTATCCTGTCCGGATCACTTGGGTGGCCGAAGACTGGGACGGATTAAGAGGGGCCGTCGAGGCTTCGCGCATGAATTACCGGGACGAAGTGCTTTTTCTGATCGATCAAACCGGAGTGTTCGAGGGAAGGGAGAAAAAACTGATGGACTTGGGCGGCGGCGAACCTTACGCTTATATGCTGAAAGAGTTTTTTCCGGGGCTCAGGCGGGTCGAGATTACCGTCAGCTACGATCTGCGTCGGATTATGGAGGAAAAGCTGCATCGTAAGCTTGACGAGGCGGAGTTTGAAACCGCTTTGAGCAAGGAAAGAGCTGCGGCCGAGGCCGAGGAAAGGAGACTGGCTGAACTGGAACGCCAGAAACAGCAAGCGCAGCAGGCTGCGGAGCAAGCAGCCCGTATGGCGGCCGAACGAGCGGCTTTGGCAGAGCGGCAGCGTCAGCGGGAAGCCGAGCAAGCGCGTATGGAAGCGCAGCGTCAGGCGGCTGAGGCCGCCCGACTGCAAGCCGAGCGAGAGGCGGCCGAGGCTGCCCGGCTACAACGGCAGGAGGAGCGCAAGCTTTATCCGTTGGCCGGCGTAAAAACCAATCTGCTTGCATGGACCGGATTACTTCCCGATTTCAAAACGGCTGCGTTCATGCCTAATCTCGAAGCGGAGTTCTATTTTGCCGGCCGGTGGTCGGTTTCCGCCTCGGCTCTCTATGCTGATTGGGAATACGGCGGGGGCAAACAGTTCTGGGGAATATCCTCTTATAGCATGGAACCGCGTTTCTGGTTTCGCGACGACGGCTTGTTTCGGGGCTTCTTCGTCGGCGTATACGGAGAGGCGGGAGATTTCAACGATCAGAAAGATCGCCGCGACGACGCTGCGACCGCGACCAACTACACGGGAACGTTTTGGAGCGCCGGCGTATCGGCCGGGTATCTGCTTCCTTTGTCGCGGCATTGGGGTCTCGAGTTAAGCCTGAGGGTCGGATATCGCGGCGCCAAGTACGACGTCTATGATCGTGAGTTGCCTTATCTCTATTACAATTACTCGGACAAGGAAAACAAATTTACGCTGACCGGTCTCAGACTGAATGTCGTGTACCGTTTCGGACACGGCCGCCCTTGA
- a CDS encoding TonB-dependent receptor: MHKLLVPILLTLAAVCRLYGATESYPVSGRVIDRLTRQPVPFAAVVISGQPGKGAMADSAGKFTIAQVKPGIYRLSASMLGYRSALTPEYIVSAGTPFIEIELEKEAQGIETVTVMPFPVRRTAESPVSVRTIGLREIEKSPGSNRDIARIVRSYPGVSFSPVGYRNDLIVRGGGPSENRFFMDGIEIPNINHFATQGASGGPVSLVNSDLIREIDFYTGAFPADRAGALSSVLDFRLRDGDPDRQRFKATLGASEVGLSGSGHIGKKATFLFSARQSYLQMLFKLLGLPFLPNYIDAQAKVRIRFSQRDELTVLALAGIDNMRLNTDEKGEETEYLLSYLPRLRQETFTVGASYRHYAGRHAQTVTLSHSYLNNRNTKYLGNDESSEDNLTLRLRAVEQKTSLRAENRSHLGRWTLREGVELSYSHYTNRTFRRFFAEQAGTLNYRTRLGLTGWGAFVAADYASADDRLTVSAGIRADGSDFSAETARPWHQLSPRASVRYALSERWTVAASAGLYYQLPPFTALGFENGQGERVNRGLKYMRVAETSAGFDWRLRDRLTVSIEGFHKFYTGVPLSLADSIPLTCQGNDYGTVGDEPLAPTAEGRAYGIEAMVRWQIPDKLHVVGSVTVYRSEYRSGRRARYIASAWDNRFVLNLSGTYELPKAWSIGAKLSAIGGAPYTPYDTEKSSLKEAWDARGRPYYDYSRYNEGRLPAFVQIDLRIDKAFYFRRCTLGIYVDLQNVTGSKLRQPDVLMSTGTVENPSAPASEQRYRMKYIKQESGTLVPALGVTVEF, encoded by the coding sequence ATGCACAAGCTCCTCGTTCCGATTCTGCTAACGCTCGCGGCCGTATGCCGGCTGTACGGCGCGACGGAAAGCTATCCGGTCAGCGGCCGGGTGATCGACCGGCTGACACGGCAGCCCGTGCCGTTCGCCGCCGTCGTCATCTCCGGACAGCCGGGCAAGGGGGCGATGGCAGACTCGGCAGGCAAATTCACGATCGCTCAGGTGAAGCCCGGCATATACCGGCTGTCGGCGTCGATGCTGGGCTATCGGAGCGCGCTCACTCCGGAATACATCGTTTCGGCCGGCACGCCGTTCATCGAAATAGAGCTCGAAAAAGAAGCGCAGGGAATCGAAACGGTCACGGTCATGCCCTTTCCCGTCCGCCGCACGGCGGAAAGTCCGGTCAGCGTCCGAACGATCGGGTTACGCGAAATCGAGAAAAGCCCGGGTTCGAACCGCGACATCGCCCGCATCGTACGCTCCTATCCCGGAGTCTCGTTTTCGCCCGTAGGCTACCGCAACGACCTGATCGTGCGCGGAGGCGGGCCGTCGGAGAACCGCTTCTTCATGGACGGAATCGAGATACCCAACATCAATCACTTCGCGACTCAGGGAGCCTCCGGAGGCCCGGTGAGCCTCGTCAACTCGGATCTGATCCGCGAAATCGACTTCTATACGGGAGCCTTCCCCGCCGACCGGGCCGGAGCGCTGAGCTCGGTACTGGACTTCCGGCTCCGCGACGGCGATCCCGACCGTCAGCGGTTCAAGGCGACGCTCGGCGCCTCGGAGGTCGGCCTGAGCGGCAGCGGCCACATAGGCAAGAAAGCGACCTTTCTCTTTTCGGCCCGGCAATCCTACCTTCAGATGCTGTTCAAGCTGCTGGGCCTACCCTTCCTGCCGAACTACATCGACGCTCAGGCGAAAGTCAGAATCCGCTTCTCGCAACGCGACGAGCTGACCGTGCTGGCGCTGGCAGGCATCGACAATATGCGGCTCAATACGGACGAAAAGGGAGAGGAGACCGAATACCTGCTAAGCTATCTGCCCCGGCTGCGGCAGGAAACCTTCACCGTCGGCGCGTCGTACCGGCATTATGCCGGGCGGCACGCGCAGACCGTCACGCTGAGCCACTCCTATCTCAATAACCGGAACACGAAATACCTCGGCAACGACGAGTCGTCGGAGGACAATCTGACCCTGCGCCTGCGGGCCGTCGAGCAGAAAACGTCGCTGCGGGCCGAGAACCGCTCGCACCTCGGACGCTGGACGCTGCGCGAGGGCGTCGAGCTGAGCTACTCGCATTACACGAACCGTACTTTCCGACGCTTCTTCGCCGAACAGGCCGGCACGCTGAACTACCGCACGCGGCTCGGACTGACCGGCTGGGGAGCGTTCGTCGCAGCCGACTATGCCTCGGCCGACGACCGGCTGACCGTATCGGCAGGAATCCGGGCCGACGGGAGCGACTTCTCGGCGGAAACCGCCCGGCCATGGCATCAGCTTTCGCCGAGGGCATCGGTCCGCTACGCTCTGAGCGAGCGATGGACGGTCGCCGCCAGCGCCGGACTGTACTATCAACTGCCTCCCTTCACCGCGCTCGGATTCGAAAACGGGCAGGGGGAAAGGGTCAACCGCGGACTGAAATACATGCGCGTGGCCGAGACCTCGGCCGGTTTCGACTGGAGGCTGCGCGACCGGCTGACCGTATCGATCGAGGGATTTCACAAGTTCTACACCGGCGTCCCGCTCTCGCTCGCCGACAGCATTCCGCTGACCTGTCAGGGCAACGATTACGGCACGGTCGGCGACGAGCCGCTCGCCCCGACAGCCGAAGGGCGGGCCTACGGCATCGAGGCGATGGTCAGATGGCAGATCCCGGACAAGCTGCATGTCGTGGGCTCCGTCACGGTCTACCGCAGCGAGTACCGCAGCGGACGACGGGCCCGGTATATCGCCTCGGCCTGGGACAACCGCTTCGTGCTGAACCTGAGCGGAACTTACGAACTGCCCAAGGCATGGAGCATCGGCGCGAAACTGAGCGCGATAGGCGGAGCGCCCTACACGCCCTACGACACCGAAAAGTCGTCGCTCAAGGAGGCATGGGACGCCCGAGGGCGCCCCTACTACGACTATTCGCGGTACAACGAGGGGCGTCTGCCGGCTTTCGTCCAGATCGACCTGAGGATCGACAAGGCGTTCTACTTCCGCCGCTGCACGCTCGGAATCTACGTGGACCTGCAGAACGTCACGGGCAGCAAGCTGCGGCAACCCGACGTGCTGATGAGCACCGGCACCGTCGAGAACCCGTCGGCTCCGGCTTCCGAGCAGCGCTACCGGATGAAGTACATCAAACAGGAGAGCGGCACGCTGGTCCCGGCGCTCGGGGTCACGGTCGAGTTCTGA
- a CDS encoding TspO/MBR family protein — MKKTPYYLIPVLVCFLLGFIAGRIQSDAIENWYPLLDKPALTPPNIVFPIAWSVIYLCIGISAGLILSGDSPRKKRLIALFCVQLLFNFAWSVAFFYFRSPLAGLVDILILDALVAAYVVQSRRASKAASALFAPYVLWLLFATYLNAYILVCN; from the coding sequence ATGAAAAAAACGCCGTACTACCTGATTCCCGTACTGGTCTGCTTCCTGCTGGGGTTCATCGCCGGCAGAATCCAGTCGGACGCCATCGAGAACTGGTACCCGCTGCTCGACAAGCCGGCCCTGACACCGCCGAACATCGTGTTCCCGATCGCATGGTCGGTCATTTATCTGTGCATCGGCATTTCGGCCGGACTGATCCTCAGCGGCGACTCGCCCCGGAAAAAACGACTGATCGCTCTGTTCTGCGTCCAACTTCTTTTCAACTTCGCATGGAGCGTCGCCTTTTTCTATTTCCGCAGCCCGTTGGCAGGACTCGTCGACATCCTGATCCTCGATGCGCTCGTTGCGGCCTACGTCGTTCAAAGCCGCCGGGCGAGCAAGGCGGCCTCGGCCCTGTTCGCCCCTTACGTTCTCTGGCTGCTTTTCGCCACCTATCTGAACGCATACATTCTGGTCTGCAACTGA
- a CDS encoding ComEC/Rec2 family competence protein — MMKKTILLFFTGLLLVCQASAKKPGFALWQLSPQGPSQMNSYVFVTDKGRVVVLDGGTADDAPFLRGFIAALGNHVDKWIVSHPHADHMGALTEILKAPQQMTIDTVYQSPMTDEQLRTDMNRKKLADAYFHALDSSGLPVVNLTEPGLKMKIDGMNMQVIGVAHPDILTNAYNNASIVLRVWDKTKSMVFLGDTGVESGERLLESPYKPLLDCDYLQMAHHGQQGCDERFYRSIRFRACLWPTPLWVWNNDVGEGFNTAWMKTIDTRRWMDEIGIEEHYPSWQGIVKIE, encoded by the coding sequence ATGATGAAAAAAACCATTCTTTTATTTTTTACGGGGCTGCTGCTGGTTTGTCAGGCTTCGGCCAAGAAACCGGGATTCGCCCTTTGGCAACTGAGCCCGCAAGGCCCGTCTCAAATGAACTCCTACGTATTCGTAACCGACAAAGGCCGTGTGGTGGTTCTCGACGGCGGGACGGCCGACGACGCGCCTTTCCTGAGAGGATTCATCGCGGCGCTCGGGAATCATGTGGACAAGTGGATCGTCAGCCATCCCCATGCGGACCATATGGGCGCGCTGACCGAGATACTGAAAGCGCCGCAGCAAATGACCATCGACACGGTCTACCAGTCGCCCATGACGGACGAGCAGCTCCGCACCGACATGAACCGCAAGAAACTGGCCGACGCCTATTTCCACGCGCTCGACAGCTCGGGCCTGCCGGTCGTAAACCTGACGGAGCCGGGACTGAAGATGAAAATCGACGGAATGAACATGCAAGTGATCGGCGTCGCCCATCCCGACATTCTGACCAACGCCTATAACAACGCGAGCATCGTGCTCCGGGTCTGGGACAAGACCAAATCGATGGTCTTTCTGGGAGACACGGGAGTCGAAAGCGGCGAGCGCCTGCTCGAAAGTCCCTACAAGCCCCTGCTCGACTGCGACTATCTGCAAATGGCCCACCACGGCCAGCAAGGATGCGACGAGCGCTTCTACCGATCGATCCGTTTCCGCGCCTGCCTGTGGCCTACCCCGCTGTGGGTCTGGAACAACGATGTCGGCGAGGGCTTCAACACCGCATGGATGAAAACCATCGACACCCGACGCTGGATGGACGAGATCGGTATCGAGGAGCACTATCCGAGCTGGCAGGGTATCGTCAAAATCGAATAA
- a CDS encoding PepSY-like domain-containing protein codes for MKKIILVLACAFGALALNAQTEKVVFGKMPKSAQEFVQTYFAKENVQDVELNRDDKSEKYTVSFANGNQVVFDNSGDWTEINMKVGPVPANVVPANIKAHVSNNYSKYQIVQMMQNDKGYQVKLSNGTDLYYDKDGNILKTSD; via the coding sequence ATGAAAAAAATTATTCTTGTTCTCGCATGCGCTTTCGGAGCGCTGGCGCTTAACGCTCAGACCGAGAAAGTGGTTTTCGGCAAGATGCCCAAGAGTGCGCAGGAGTTCGTACAGACTTATTTTGCCAAGGAGAACGTGCAGGATGTCGAGCTGAATCGTGACGACAAGTCCGAGAAGTACACCGTATCGTTCGCCAACGGCAATCAGGTCGTTTTCGACAATAGCGGCGACTGGACGGAGATCAACATGAAAGTGGGACCGGTGCCTGCCAATGTCGTCCCCGCCAATATCAAGGCTCATGTGTCGAACAACTACTCGAAATACCAGATCGTGCAGATGATGCAGAACGATAAGGGGTATCAGGTGAAGCTCTCCAACGGAACCGATCTGTATTACGACAAGGATGGCAATATTCTGAAGACAAGCGACTAA
- a CDS encoding glycoside hydrolase family 36 protein, which yields MIYQIKKSGAVLLGWALSLVLLTMIPLAASAQSSCTLSDTPTDVSRWIESRFAKGKVPPFSFVYDGKPSAGLLRKWKYTAQRVENSEPGVREYLYSYQDRRSGLKVECRVKGFADFGAVEWVLSFKNLSDANSATIEQVKVVDLNLTSPGEGSFTVHYADGSHVSKADFHQRTKVLAPGDSLYMAPEGGRSSQNAFPFFNIEAPDGRGAMVAVGWSGTWFADVAAGSKGGVALSAGQKNLSAYLYPSEAIRTPSVCLLFWQGEDRFAGHNAFRRFILAHHTRKIDGKPARYPVSTSFNYGDPAPCNEYTCLTTDYAIALIRRYEQFDIVPEVFWLDAGWYEQAADYKNQKNWANTVGNWKVDRERFPDGLKPVADEVHRVGAKFMVWFEPERVVKGSQWAVEHPEWMVDVGAGEYLFDLGNPEAREWMCDYIGDFIEQSGIDYYRQDFNMEPAWFWAKNDEPGRAGIREIRHIEGLYAFWDYLLERFPNLLIDNCASGGRRIDLESVSRSAPLWRTDYNYGEPVGYQCHTYGLELYLPLHGTGVQNTDKFTFRSSLGTSIVFNWKISNASMSFYDIQNCMAEFEEVRPYFYEDYYPLTGAGDITADNIWMAYQLLRPSDQSGYIVAFRREACPSGSVTVKLMGLDPSRNYRITNKDNGESIVKSGAELASGFDLRSDQPRSSLLLKYQAE from the coding sequence ATGATATATCAGATCAAAAAAAGCGGAGCGGTCCTCCTCGGCTGGGCGCTTTCGCTCGTGCTGCTGACTATGATTCCGCTCGCGGCCTCGGCCCAGTCGAGCTGCACGCTTTCCGATACGCCGACGGACGTGAGCCGCTGGATCGAGTCCCGTTTCGCGAAAGGGAAGGTACCGCCCTTCTCGTTTGTCTATGACGGCAAACCTTCGGCCGGACTGCTGCGCAAGTGGAAATACACGGCTCAGCGTGTCGAAAATTCCGAACCGGGCGTGCGCGAGTATCTGTACTCGTATCAGGACCGCCGCAGCGGCCTGAAGGTCGAATGCCGCGTGAAAGGGTTCGCCGATTTCGGAGCGGTCGAATGGGTGCTGAGCTTCAAGAACCTGTCGGATGCCAATTCGGCGACGATCGAGCAGGTCAAGGTCGTCGATCTGAACTTGACGTCGCCCGGCGAGGGCAGCTTCACCGTACATTATGCCGATGGCAGCCATGTGTCGAAAGCCGATTTCCATCAGCGGACGAAAGTGCTGGCTCCCGGCGATTCGCTCTATATGGCTCCCGAGGGCGGACGCTCGTCGCAGAACGCCTTCCCGTTTTTCAACATCGAGGCTCCCGACGGCCGGGGCGCGATGGTAGCCGTCGGCTGGTCCGGGACATGGTTCGCCGATGTGGCGGCCGGCTCGAAGGGAGGCGTCGCGCTGAGCGCCGGGCAGAAAAATCTGTCCGCCTATCTCTATCCCTCGGAGGCGATCCGCACCCCGAGCGTCTGCCTGCTTTTCTGGCAGGGCGAGGACCGCTTCGCCGGGCATAACGCTTTCCGTCGGTTCATTTTGGCGCATCATACGCGCAAGATCGACGGCAAGCCGGCCCGCTATCCGGTCAGCACGAGCTTCAACTACGGCGATCCGGCACCCTGCAACGAGTATACCTGCCTGACGACCGACTATGCGATCGCGCTGATCCGTCGCTACGAGCAGTTCGACATCGTCCCGGAGGTATTCTGGCTCGATGCCGGCTGGTACGAGCAGGCCGCCGACTATAAGAATCAGAAGAACTGGGCCAATACGGTCGGCAACTGGAAGGTCGATCGGGAGCGCTTCCCCGACGGACTGAAGCCGGTCGCCGACGAGGTCCATCGCGTCGGAGCGAAGTTCATGGTCTGGTTCGAGCCCGAGCGCGTGGTCAAGGGCTCGCAATGGGCCGTTGAGCATCCCGAGTGGATGGTCGACGTGGGAGCCGGCGAATACCTGTTCGATCTGGGCAATCCCGAAGCCCGCGAATGGATGTGCGACTACATCGGCGACTTCATAGAACAGAGCGGCATCGACTACTACCGTCAGGACTTCAACATGGAGCCTGCTTGGTTCTGGGCCAAAAACGACGAGCCGGGCCGCGCGGGTATCCGCGAAATCCGCCATATCGAAGGGCTCTACGCGTTCTGGGACTATCTGCTCGAGCGCTTCCCGAACCTGCTGATCGACAATTGCGCGAGCGGCGGCCGGCGGATCGATTTGGAGAGCGTTTCGCGCTCCGCTCCGCTGTGGCGTACCGACTACAACTACGGGGAACCGGTCGGCTACCAGTGCCATACTTATGGGCTGGAGCTCTATCTGCCGCTGCACGGAACGGGCGTGCAGAATACCGACAAGTTCACGTTCCGCTCGAGCCTCGGCACGTCGATCGTGTTCAACTGGAAGATTTCCAATGCTTCGATGTCGTTCTACGATATCCAGAACTGCATGGCCGAGTTCGAGGAGGTGCGTCCTTATTTCTATGAGGACTATTATCCGCTGACCGGAGCCGGCGACATCACGGCCGACAATATCTGGATGGCCTACCAGCTGTTGCGCCCGTCGGATCAGAGCGGCTATATCGTCGCTTTCCGTCGCGAGGCTTGTCCCAGCGGCAGCGTGACGGTGAAACTGATGGGGCTCGATCCGTCGCGCAACTACCGGATCACGAACAAGGACAACGGCGAAAGCATTGTCAAGAGCGGGGCCGAGCTGGCTTCGGGTTTCGATCTGCGTTCGGATCAGCCGCGCAGCTCGCTGTTGCTGAAGTATCAGGCCGAATAG